GCAATCCATCAAATCAGCGATGAAATGAACATTCAAACCGTGGCCGAATTTGTCGAGAACAAAGAGGTAAGCGACTGGCTTGCCGCAACCGGTATCGACTATGCCCAAGGCTATTACTATCACAAGCCAAGCCCACTGGAAAACATTGACTTCTAAGCCAGCTGCTCATCAATGTTCTCAGAGTTCGCCACACTCCCTTCCTCCTGAAACAGATAAACGCTGTTACCCTGCAGGCGCTTAGCGAATTTCTTCGCTTTGGTCGCCATAGAAGCGACTTGCTGAGCATGCTGCACCTGTCCGGCAGACAATTCGACAACGCCAATAGATAAGGTCATCACCGGAAAAAATTGTGTCACACCATCACGGCCGCGACCTTCAATGCCGCCTCGCTGCTGATCTTGCAAGCGATAGAAATCCTTAATTCGTTGCTCGAAACAGCGAAGAATCCTACTCGCCCAATGCTGATAATGCTCAATATCGAGCCCCATCACGACAAAATCGTCACCACCGATATGACCCACAAAACTCTGCGCGCTACTGATTTGATGCTGCGGCACGGTTTTATTGATGATATCGGCAATCAACGAAATGACGTTATCGCCCTCTTCAAAGCTGTAATAGTCATTAAAGGGCTTGAAATTATCCACATCGATATACATGACAAAGAATGCCTGCTGAAGCGCTATCCAACGCTTAAGCTGTTTTTGTATCGGCACATTGCCAGGCAGGCCGGATAAAGGGTTGGCATGCTGAGCACTTTGGACTTTTAAGTCGGTGATCTGTCTCAACAGGTCTCGAAAATTACCACAGCCGAGATATTGGCCGTTTTTTTCGATAATAAAAGCATCTTTAGTGAAATGATGTTGTCCGTCGGTGACCAAACGGCTCAATTCCACCAGGGATGAACCGGCATCAACAACTATCGGTTTTTTATCCATAATCTTGGCAACAGTCTTTCGTCCATGCAACTCCTGACCAAATTTCCTTGCCAGTAAATCCATTAAATCGCGACGCCAAATCATGCCCTGCACAATCCCTTTATCAACCACCGGGAAACAGTCGGTATCAGGACGCTGCAAAAATTGCTCGGAAACACTATGCAACAATTGCTCACTGCTGACGGAAGGATACTCGATCGCCAATCCCTCCACCGTCTCATTCTGCTGCAAGACCACTTTGTTGAGCGGTGTTTGCGGCCACTGGTAAAGCAATTGATGATTGATTTCCATTTCCGGCTTTTTAAACAGATAACCTTGCACCAAATCGACACCGAGTTCGGTTAATACTTCCAATTCGGATTCCGACTCGACCCCTTCGGCAACCACGCGGGTACCCATGCTTTTAGCCAGTGTCAGAAGCGTTTGCATAAAAATGCGCTTATCATTATCGAGATGAATATCATTGACAAAATGGCGGTCAATTTTGACAAAATCAGGACGCACTTCCGACCAAACCCGCAAGCCGTTATAACCGCTGCCCAAATCATCAATCGCCACTTTAAAACCGATCGAGCGATAATAATTAATCGCTTCAATGAACAGTTCAAAATCCTCTATCGGCTGCAACTCGGTAATTTCAATGACCACGCGCTCCGGCGACAAGCCGAAATACTTCAAGGCCTCCAATGTCACTCCCTTTTGGTGAGCGGAGTTCAATACGGCATTTACCGAAATATTTAAAAACAGATGCAATGGTTCATCTTCCAGCGCCTGTCTGGCAAATTCGGCAATGGTTGAAACCCGGGCAAAGTTGTCCAGCTCATAAAGCACATTATGCTCTTCGGCAACGCCAAAAAGGTTTAGCGGATGATACAAAGGTGAAGCCAAAGGCCCTCTCACCAACCCCTCAAAGGCACAGATTTTTTTACGCTGTAAATCAATAATCGGCTGAAAAACACACTGCAACTTCTGCTGGGAGAATATCTCCAATAACTCACGCCCCAATTGGCTCTGCTGCAACAACAAGTTCTGCGAGGCATTGAGATTGATGGTTTGTTCAATTAAAACCGATAAATTAGGCATTGATCTGAGATCCATCACTTATTCCAAATCCAGTGAAAATATTGCCG
Above is a window of Thiomicrorhabdus sediminis DNA encoding:
- a CDS encoding GGDEF domain-containing protein, encoding MDLRSMPNLSVLIEQTINLNASQNLLLQQSQLGRELLEIFSQQKLQCVFQPIIDLQRKKICAFEGLVRGPLASPLYHPLNLFGVAEEHNVLYELDNFARVSTIAEFARQALEDEPLHLFLNISVNAVLNSAHQKGVTLEALKYFGLSPERVVIEITELQPIEDFELFIEAINYYRSIGFKVAIDDLGSGYNGLRVWSEVRPDFVKIDRHFVNDIHLDNDKRIFMQTLLTLAKSMGTRVVAEGVESESELEVLTELGVDLVQGYLFKKPEMEINHQLLYQWPQTPLNKVVLQQNETVEGLAIEYPSVSSEQLLHSVSEQFLQRPDTDCFPVVDKGIVQGMIWRRDLMDLLARKFGQELHGRKTVAKIMDKKPIVVDAGSSLVELSRLVTDGQHHFTKDAFIIEKNGQYLGCGNFRDLLRQITDLKVQSAQHANPLSGLPGNVPIQKQLKRWIALQQAFFVMYIDVDNFKPFNDYYSFEEGDNVISLIADIINKTVPQHQISSAQSFVGHIGGDDFVVMGLDIEHYQHWASRILRCFEQRIKDFYRLQDQQRGGIEGRGRDGVTQFFPVMTLSIGVVELSAGQVQHAQQVASMATKAKKFAKRLQGNSVYLFQEEGSVANSENIDEQLA